In one window of Fusobacterium perfoetens DNA:
- the tnpB gene encoding IS200/IS605 family element RNA-guided endonuclease TnpB, giving the protein MKQLKAYKFRIYPSDEQKLFFSKTFGCVRLIYNLMLNDRIKAYEESKGNPDKKIKYPTPAKYKKEYEFLKEVDSLALANAQMNLDKAYKNFFRDKSIGFPKFKSKKNPVQSYTTNNQNGTVNIFENWLKLPKLKELVKIKVHRKIEGIIKSATISRNGSGKYFISLLCEADIQELPKTNSSVGIDLGIKDMVILSTGEKIKNLKFRKQLEDKIKREQRKLSKRLLIAKKVNKKLSEAKNYQKQRIKVAKIHEKIMNMRTDFLNKLSMDIIKNHDIICIEDLNTKGLLHNHKLAKSIADVSWASFINKLEYKAKWYGKEIIKIDRLYPSSQICSVCGNRDGKKTLDIREWTCPVCYTHHDRDINASKNILAEGLRIRQVI; this is encoded by the coding sequence ATGAAACAACTAAAAGCATATAAATTCAGAATTTATCCAAGCGATGAACAAAAGCTATTTTTTAGTAAAACTTTTGGTTGTGTCCGTCTTATCTATAATCTTATGCTAAATGATAGAATTAAAGCATATGAAGAAAGTAAAGGAAATCCTGATAAAAAGATAAAATATCCAACTCCTGCAAAATATAAAAAAGAATATGAATTTCTAAAAGAAGTTGATAGTCTTGCTCTTGCTAATGCTCAAATGAATTTAGATAAGGCATATAAAAACTTTTTTAGAGATAAGTCTATAGGTTTTCCTAAATTCAAATCTAAGAAAAATCCTGTACAAAGTTATACAACTAATAATCAAAATGGGACTGTAAACATTTTTGAAAATTGGTTAAAACTTCCAAAACTTAAAGAATTAGTAAAGATTAAAGTTCATAGAAAAATAGAGGGTATAATAAAATCTGCTACTATTTCGCGAAATGGAAGTGGAAAGTATTTTATCTCTTTGTTGTGTGAAGCTGATATTCAAGAATTACCAAAAACTAATTCATCAGTTGGAATTGATTTAGGCATTAAAGATATGGTTATTCTCTCTACTGGAGAAAAAATAAAAAATCTTAAATTTAGAAAACAATTAGAAGATAAAATAAAAAGAGAACAAAGAAAATTATCTAAAAGACTTCTAATAGCTAAAAAAGTAAATAAAAAACTGAGCGAAGCTAAGAACTATCAAAAACAAAGAATTAAAGTAGCTAAGATACACGAAAAAATTATGAATATGAGAACAGATTTCTTAAATAAGTTAAGTATGGATATAATCAAAAACCACGATATTATCTGTATTGAAGACTTAAATACAAAAGGATTACTTCATAATCATAAATTAGCAAAATCTATTGCTGATGTATCTTGGGCTAGTTTTATAAATAAACTTGAATATAAAGCGAAATGGTATGGAAAAGAAATAATAAAAATAGATAGACTATATCCATCAAGTCAAATATGCTCTGTATGTGGGAATCGTGATGGTAAGAAAACTCTTGATATAAGGGAGTGGACTTGCCCAGTTTGTTATACTCATCACGATAGAGATATAAATGCAAGTAAAAATATATTAGCTGAAGGTCTAAGAATAAGACAAGTAATATAA
- a CDS encoding Na+/H+ antiporter NhaC family protein produces the protein MSNKSNYFPRRSSHFKNYKVILSGRGSLYGCIKFGWGLVQTAVCFMWMGFVAGLVYGYTPSKIASCFVKGIKGMASAAMIVGLGAAVALILQEAKVLDTVVYGLANMLEWFPNFLKAPVMLIMNVIVNGFVTSGTGQAAVVMPVMVPLADVSGITRQTAVLAYKMGDGFCNYVLPHASALMGFLGATGITYDRWMKFMGKLFLIWMLLGSIILSFAYFTQYA, from the coding sequence TTGTCTAACAAAAGCAACTACTTCCCAAGAAGAAGCTCCCACTTCAAAAATTACAAGGTAATTTTAAGTGGGAGGGGTTCACTGTATGGTTGTATAAAATTCGGTTGGGGTCTAGTTCAAACAGCAGTATGTTTTATGTGGATGGGATTTGTAGCAGGTCTTGTTTATGGATATACTCCTAGTAAGATAGCTAGTTGTTTTGTAAAAGGAATAAAAGGAATGGCTTCAGCAGCTATGATAGTTGGACTTGGAGCAGCAGTAGCTTTAATTTTACAAGAGGCAAAAGTTCTTGATACAGTTGTTTATGGTTTAGCAAATATGTTGGAGTGGTTCCCTAACTTCTTAAAAGCTCCAGTTATGTTAATAATGAACGTTATAGTAAATGGATTTGTAACTTCAGGTACTGGACAAGCAGCAGTAGTTATGCCAGTTATGGTTCCACTTGCTGACGTTTCTGGAATTACAAGACAAACAGCAGTTCTTGCATATAAAATGGGAGATGGATTCTGTAACTATGTTTTACCTCATGCTTCAGCATTAATGGGATTTTTGGGAGCAACAGGAATTACGTATGATCGTTGGATGAAATTTATGGGAAAATTATTCCTAATATGGATGTTATTAGGTTCAATAATTCTTTCATTTGCTTATTTTACTCAATATGCTTAG
- a CDS encoding GntR family transcriptional regulator yields the protein MIIEKSKSMREKVYDVLKEMIIEGKIAQGERIIETEYSEQFQISRTPIREALRMLELEGLVVSNAKGGVLVKKFTQEEIVEVYKIRIALEGIILEEVIQKATEDDIKTIEKILEDTKVEIENKNLEKVFELFSKFNFVLYEIAKVPRVMGMINNINLYLKRFRKLSIDNTIRKEEAFGDHVQILECIKNKDLKKALKINRKHLEKSMTFMIPKFETKKNS from the coding sequence ATGATTATTGAAAAAAGTAAATCTATGAGAGAAAAGGTTTATGATGTGTTAAAAGAGATGATTATCGAGGGAAAAATCGCTCAAGGTGAAAGAATTATAGAAACTGAGTATTCAGAACAATTTCAAATAAGTAGAACTCCTATAAGAGAGGCTCTTAGAATGTTGGAACTTGAAGGACTTGTTGTTTCTAATGCAAAAGGTGGAGTACTTGTAAAAAAATTCACTCAAGAAGAAATTGTTGAAGTTTATAAAATAAGAATCGCTTTAGAGGGAATAATTCTAGAAGAAGTTATTCAAAAAGCTACTGAAGATGATATTAAAACCATTGAAAAAATTTTAGAAGATACAAAAGTTGAAATAGAAAATAAAAATCTTGAAAAAGTCTTTGAACTTTTCTCAAAATTTAATTTTGTTTTATATGAAATAGCAAAAGTTCCTAGAGTTATGGGAATGATAAATAATATCAATCTATATCTAAAAAGATTTAGAAAACTATCTATTGATAATACTATTAGAAAAGAAGAGGCTTTTGGTGATCACGTTCAAATCCTTGAATGTATAAAAAATAAAGATCTTAAAAAAGCTCTAAAGATAAATAGAAAACATTTAGAAAAATCTATGACTTTTATGATTCCTAAATTTGAAACAAAAAAAAATAGTTAA
- the nagE gene encoding N-acetylglucosamine-specific PTS transporter subunit IIBC encodes MFSYLQKIGKALMVPVAVLPAAAILMGIGYWIDPIGWGGNSQLAAFLIKAGASLIDNMPILFAVGVAFGLSKDKNGAAALAGLVAFEVVVTLLSPGTVGMLTGAPADAAFGKISNQFVGILCGVIAGELYNKFHTLELPKFLAFFSGKRFVPIITSVVMIVVSFILLYIWPAIYNSLVSFGISIAKMGAIGAGIYAFFNRLLIPVGLHHALNSVFWFNVAGINDIGRFWGSPAAAYEGLPEAVKGAYHVGMYQAGFFPIMMFGLLGACLAFIKTAKPENREKVKSIMLAAGFASFFTGVTEPIEFAFMFVAPGLYLVHAILSGISAFLVASLNYAAGFGFSAGLVDFVLSLKNPNANQPMMLLVVGVVFFVIYYVVFSQAIKMFNIKTPGREDDDDTEVINNFKGGSSSNADLAAALLPLLGGVENITLIDNCTTRLRLEVKDTTIVKDSEIKKLVPGILKPSATAVQVIVGPQVEFVADELKKLAK; translated from the coding sequence ATGTTCAGTTATTTACAAAAAATCGGTAAAGCACTGATGGTTCCAGTTGCAGTATTACCTGCAGCAGCGATTTTAATGGGTATTGGATATTGGATTGACCCTATCGGTTGGGGAGGAAACAGCCAATTAGCAGCATTTTTAATAAAAGCAGGGGCATCTTTAATAGATAATATGCCTATACTATTTGCTGTTGGTGTTGCTTTCGGTCTTTCAAAAGATAAAAATGGTGCAGCAGCTCTTGCTGGATTAGTTGCTTTTGAAGTTGTTGTTACTTTACTTTCTCCAGGAACTGTAGGAATGTTAACAGGAGCACCTGCTGACGCAGCATTTGGAAAAATTAGTAACCAATTCGTAGGAATTCTTTGTGGGGTTATAGCAGGAGAATTATACAATAAATTCCATACATTAGAACTACCTAAATTCTTAGCTTTCTTCAGTGGAAAAAGATTTGTACCAATTATCACTTCAGTTGTAATGATAGTTGTTTCTTTCATCTTATTATATATTTGGCCAGCAATCTATAATTCATTAGTTAGCTTTGGTATTAGCATTGCAAAAATGGGAGCTATCGGAGCAGGAATTTACGCATTCTTCAATAGACTTTTAATCCCTGTTGGATTACACCATGCTTTAAACTCAGTATTCTGGTTTAACGTTGCAGGAATCAACGATATCGGAAGATTCTGGGGATCACCAGCTGCAGCTTATGAAGGATTACCTGAAGCAGTTAAAGGTGCTTACCACGTTGGAATGTATCAAGCAGGATTCTTCCCAATCATGATGTTTGGATTATTAGGAGCTTGTCTTGCATTTATAAAAACAGCTAAACCTGAAAATAGAGAAAAAGTAAAATCAATAATGTTAGCAGCTGGATTTGCTAGTTTCTTTACAGGAGTAACAGAACCAATTGAATTTGCATTCATGTTCGTTGCACCAGGATTATACTTAGTACATGCTATCCTTTCTGGAATTTCAGCTTTCTTAGTAGCAAGTTTAAACTATGCAGCTGGATTTGGATTCTCAGCAGGACTTGTTGACTTTGTATTATCATTAAAAAATCCTAATGCAAATCAACCAATGATGTTATTAGTAGTTGGAGTAGTATTCTTCGTAATCTATTATGTAGTATTCTCTCAAGCTATAAAAATGTTTAACATCAAAACTCCAGGAAGAGAAGATGACGACGATACAGAAGTTATCAACAACTTCAAAGGTGGTTCTTCTTCTAATGCTGACTTAGCAGCAGCTTTATTACCTTTATTAGGTGGAGTTGAAAATATCACTTTAATAGATAACTGTACTACAAGATTAAGACTTGAAGTAAAAGATACTACAATAGTTAAAGATTCTGAAATTAAAAAATTAGTTCCAGGAATCTTAAAACCAAGTGCAACAGCTGTTCAAGTAATAGTTGGACCACAAGTAGAATTTGTTGCTGATGAATTAAAAAAATTAGCTAAATAG
- a CDS encoding (deoxy)nucleoside triphosphate pyrophosphohydrolase: protein MEKIIKVVAAVIENEKNEILCTLRPIGKILGNNWEFPGGKLEKGETEFDGIKREIKEELNCDIEPIEIIGDAYHKYERGTVNIIAIKCKQLSPIKLNEHDACIWLERKNLKSLVWAPADIEIIDKFLK from the coding sequence ATGGAAAAAATAATAAAAGTGGTAGCTGCTGTTATTGAAAATGAAAAAAATGAAATACTTTGTACCTTAAGACCTATAGGAAAAATTTTGGGAAACAATTGGGAATTTCCTGGGGGAAAATTAGAAAAAGGTGAAACAGAGTTTGATGGAATAAAAAGAGAGATAAAAGAAGAATTAAACTGTGATATTGAGCCTATTGAAATAATAGGAGATGCTTATCATAAATATGAAAGAGGGACAGTAAATATTATTGCAATAAAATGCAAGCAACTTTCTCCAATAAAACTGAATGAACACGACGCTTGTATTTGGCTTGAAAGAAAGAACTTGAAATCACTTGTCTGGGCACCAGCAGATATTGAAATAATAGATAAATTTTTGAAATAA
- a CDS encoding SIMPL domain-containing protein, which produces MKKIILVFLLVIGSFSYSFGKEERNVIRVVGESVVTVAPDTVRLNIDISEIKPTYDEVYLASSKTLDFIQDKLRSKGVKKEQIKTTNFNIDSYYENVRKEDGSYERKFMGYRYSHNLYIELSINDKKIGEVLDVFNGLKIDNIGISLAYKLKDDSEVKNKAMVEAYNDAYQKAKLIAKTGDFSLGKVVEIYYNSKGNNIDVIDFTDRNLNLMKASSNFNFQPEDLKYKDTVTVIWKIK; this is translated from the coding sequence ATGAAGAAAATAATCTTAGTATTTTTATTAGTTATTGGAAGTTTTTCCTATTCTTTCGGAAAAGAAGAGAGAAATGTAATAAGAGTGGTAGGAGAAAGTGTTGTGACAGTTGCTCCAGATACTGTTCGTTTAAATATAGATATCTCTGAAATAAAACCTACATATGATGAGGTCTATCTTGCATCTTCTAAGACTTTAGATTTTATACAGGATAAACTTAGATCTAAAGGAGTAAAGAAAGAGCAGATAAAAACTACTAATTTTAATATAGATAGTTATTATGAAAATGTGAGAAAAGAAGATGGAAGTTATGAAAGAAAATTTATGGGATATAGATATAGCCATAATCTTTATATAGAACTTTCAATAAATGATAAAAAAATTGGAGAAGTATTAGATGTTTTTAATGGATTAAAAATAGATAATATTGGAATATCTTTAGCATATAAATTAAAAGATGATAGTGAAGTAAAAAATAAAGCTATGGTAGAGGCATACAATGATGCTTACCAAAAAGCAAAATTGATTGCAAAAACTGGAGATTTTTCTCTTGGAAAAGTGGTTGAAATATATTATAATTCAAAAGGAAATAATATAGATGTTATAGATTTTACAGATAGAAACTTAAATCTTATGAAAGCAAGTTCAAACTTTAATTTTCAACCAGAGGATTTAAAATATAAAGATACAGTGACAGTAATATGGAAAATAAAATAG
- the thiD gene encoding bifunctional hydroxymethylpyrimidine kinase/phosphomethylpyrimidine kinase — translation MKKVLTIAGSDSCGGAGIQADLKAMSALGVYGMSVITAVTAQNTQGVFGVQEISKEIIQKQIEVIFEDIEVDAVKVGMLSSSEITEAIGEMFKKYNVKNIVIDPVMVSKSKYKLLKDEAIEALKKFISLGTLVTPNIPEAEILADMKIENEDEMIEAAKKIQGLGAKNILVKGGHREDNCTDILLLEDGRVVKFPGVRIDTINTHGTGCTLSSSIASLIAKGNSIEEAVRLGKEYITEAIRNSFPIGHGVGPVGHFVDLYKKAGMKYE, via the coding sequence ATGAAAAAAGTACTGACAATAGCAGGTTCAGATTCTTGTGGAGGAGCAGGAATACAAGCAGATTTAAAAGCAATGAGTGCTTTAGGAGTTTATGGAATGAGCGTAATCACTGCTGTTACAGCTCAAAATACACAAGGAGTTTTTGGAGTTCAAGAAATATCAAAAGAGATAATCCAAAAACAAATAGAAGTTATATTTGAAGATATAGAAGTAGATGCAGTAAAAGTTGGAATGCTTTCTAGTAGTGAAATTACAGAGGCTATTGGAGAGATGTTTAAAAAATACAATGTAAAAAATATAGTTATAGATCCAGTTATGGTTTCAAAAAGTAAATACAAACTTTTAAAAGATGAGGCTATTGAGGCTTTAAAAAAATTCATAAGTCTTGGAACTTTAGTAACTCCTAATATTCCAGAGGCTGAAATTTTAGCTGATATGAAAATAGAAAATGAAGATGAGATGATTGAGGCAGCTAAAAAAATCCAAGGACTTGGAGCAAAAAATATCTTAGTTAAAGGTGGACATAGAGAGGACAACTGTACAGATATTCTTTTATTAGAAGATGGAAGAGTTGTAAAATTCCCTGGTGTAAGAATTGATACAATCAATACTCACGGGACAGGTTGCACACTTTCTTCATCAATAGCATCATTAATTGCAAAAGGAAATTCTATTGAAGAGGCTGTTAGACTTGGAAAAGAATATATAACTGAGGCAATAAGAAATTCATTCCCAATAGGTCACGGAGTAGGACCAGTAGGACATTTTGTAGATCTTTATAAGAAAGCTGGAATGAAATATGAGTAA
- the thiM gene encoding hydroxyethylthiazole kinase → MSKKNIDYSVYLVTDRDILAGRDLCEAVEESIKGGATVVQLREKKVSDEEFLEIAKKLKKVTDRYNIPLIINDNVKVAKLVDADGVHIGQSDEELTEARKELGDDKIIGVSATNLEEALKAEKDGADYLGIGAVFFTGSKKDINIPMGIEGLKEIVDRINIPSVAIGGVHLDNVKEVMGTGTDGVAVISEILGKENIFEATKTLKEYVGGKMSKELFGNIIETIREKNPLVFHITNTVTINDCANITLAMGGSPLMSFCKEELEEILSFSSALVINIGTMEKNMRKIVVKAGKIANKLNVPVVLDPVGAGASKPRKELVESLIKEVKFAVIKGNLAEIKTIAGLENSKNRGVDSVEVEENAKEIGKNLAKKLKTVIAITGKEDIVTDGERVALINNGTAMMGKVTGTGCMTASLVGCACGSGVDCMLGAVTAVTSMGIAGEIAEGTLLQSEGNGSLRVKILDNIFNMTKERFLENEKITLENF, encoded by the coding sequence ATGAGTAAGAAAAATATAGATTATTCAGTTTATCTTGTAACAGATAGAGATATTTTAGCAGGAAGAGATCTTTGTGAGGCTGTTGAAGAGAGTATAAAAGGTGGAGCTACAGTAGTCCAACTTAGAGAAAAAAAAGTAAGTGACGAAGAATTTTTAGAGATTGCTAAAAAATTAAAAAAAGTAACTGATAGATATAATATACCTTTAATAATAAATGATAATGTAAAGGTAGCAAAACTTGTTGATGCTGACGGAGTTCATATTGGACAAAGTGATGAGGAATTAACAGAGGCTAGAAAAGAACTAGGTGATGATAAAATAATCGGAGTATCAGCAACAAATCTAGAGGAGGCTCTAAAAGCAGAAAAAGATGGAGCTGATTATCTAGGAATTGGAGCAGTATTTTTTACAGGAAGTAAAAAAGATATAAATATTCCAATGGGGATTGAAGGATTAAAAGAGATAGTTGATAGAATAAATATTCCAAGTGTTGCAATAGGTGGAGTTCATCTTGATAATGTAAAAGAGGTAATGGGAACAGGCACAGATGGAGTGGCTGTTATCTCTGAAATTTTAGGAAAAGAGAATATTTTTGAGGCTACAAAAACTTTGAAAGAATATGTAGGAGGAAAAATGTCAAAAGAATTATTCGGAAATATAATTGAAACAATAAGAGAAAAAAATCCTCTTGTTTTTCATATAACAAATACTGTAACTATAAATGATTGTGCAAATATTACTTTAGCTATGGGAGGATCTCCACTAATGTCTTTTTGTAAAGAGGAATTAGAAGAGATACTTTCTTTCTCATCAGCTCTTGTAATAAATATTGGAACAATGGAAAAAAATATGAGAAAAATAGTGGTAAAAGCTGGAAAAATAGCTAATAAATTAAATGTTCCAGTAGTTCTTGACCCAGTTGGAGCTGGAGCAAGTAAACCAAGAAAAGAATTAGTAGAAAGTCTAATAAAAGAAGTTAAGTTTGCAGTAATAAAAGGAAACTTAGCTGAGATAAAAACAATAGCAGGATTAGAAAACTCTAAAAACAGAGGAGTAGACTCTGTTGAAGTGGAAGAAAATGCTAAAGAGATTGGAAAAAATCTAGCTAAAAAATTAAAAACAGTGATCGCTATAACAGGAAAAGAAGATATTGTAACAGACGGAGAAAGAGTTGCATTAATAAATAATGGAACTGCTATGATGGGAAAAGTAACTGGTACAGGTTGTATGACTGCATCATTAGTTGGTTGTGCTTGTGGAAGTGGAGTAGATTGTATGTTAGGAGCTGTAACAGCAGTAACTTCTATGGGAATAGCTGGAGAGATTGCAGAGGGGACTTTACTTCAATCAGAGGGAAATGGAAGTCTAAGAGTAAAAATACTTGATAATATCTTTAATATGACAAAAGAAAGATTTTTAGAAAATGAAAAAATAACTTTGGAAAATTTTTAA
- a CDS encoding flavin reductase family protein, giving the protein MKKIDFKGSVVLNPVPVVLITSKNSEGKENVFTVAWTGTICTKPPMLSISIRPERLSYEYIKESQEFIVNLPTVALTKETDFCGVRSGRVVDKIKEMGFTMKEGEQVGCSYIDECPINIECRVKSIIPLGTHDLFLAEVLTSHIDENLLDENGKIHFEEANLINYCHGEYFPMSKKVLGSFGFSVMKEKTKIKKGLVNKKAPKKTEENKQTEEKPKKRKYGNRMKKKNALNK; this is encoded by the coding sequence ATGAAAAAAATAGATTTTAAAGGAAGTGTTGTATTAAATCCAGTGCCAGTGGTTTTAATAACTAGTAAAAACAGTGAGGGAAAAGAAAATGTATTTACAGTTGCTTGGACTGGGACAATATGTACAAAACCTCCAATGCTTTCAATCTCTATAAGACCTGAAAGATTATCTTATGAGTATATAAAAGAAAGTCAAGAGTTTATAGTAAATCTACCGACAGTGGCTCTTACAAAGGAAACAGATTTTTGTGGAGTTCGTTCTGGAAGAGTTGTTGATAAGATAAAAGAGATGGGATTTACAATGAAAGAGGGAGAACAGGTTGGTTGTTCATATATAGATGAGTGTCCAATAAATATTGAGTGTCGTGTAAAAAGTATTATCCCTCTTGGAACTCACGATCTGTTTTTGGCAGAGGTTTTGACTTCTCATATAGATGAAAATCTTTTAGATGAAAATGGAAAGATACATTTTGAAGAGGCAAACCTAATAAACTATTGTCATGGAGAATATTTTCCTATGTCTAAAAAAGTTTTAGGAAGTTTTGGATTTTCTGTTATGAAAGAAAAAACAAAGATAAAAAAGGGGTTGGTTAATAAAAAAGCTCCTAAAAAAACAGAAGAGAATAAACAAACAGAGGAAAAACCTAAAAAAAGAAAATATGGAAACCGTATGAAAAAGAAAAATGCTTTAAATAAATAA
- a CDS encoding DUF1846 domain-containing protein has product MKIGFDHNKYLEEQSKFILERVNNYDKLYLEFGGKLFFDLHAKRVLPGFDENAKIKLLHRLKEKVEVIICVYAGDIERNKIRGDFGITYDMDVLKLIDDLRDYDLQVNSVVITRFEDQPATKVFINKLEHRGIKVYRHRTTKGYPTDVDTIVSEEGYGKNPYIETTKPIVVVTAPGPGSGKLATCLNQLYHEGKKGIKAGYSKFETFPVWNVPLKHPLNIAYEAATVDLKDVNMIDPFHLEAYGKMAVNYNRDVEAFPVLKRIIERITGNPSEYKSPTDMGVNRVGYGIIDDEVVRRASEQEVIRRYLNAGCEYKKGYIDQETFQRARMIMEGLQLKEEDRAVLVAARKRLEKIKKANKNNLNKTMPSAVAIQLDDGTLITGKSSETMCAAASALLNSVKYLAGLEDEVHLLAQETLEPIMNLKINNFGSKKATLNCEEVLIALSICALTDERAKNAIEQLPKLKGSQAHSTIILGKVDEQLLRKLGMDVTCDMVFPTENLYYNEL; this is encoded by the coding sequence ATGAAAATAGGATTTGATCACAATAAATACCTTGAAGAACAATCTAAATTTATTTTGGAAAGAGTAAATAATTATGATAAGTTATATTTAGAATTTGGTGGAAAATTATTTTTTGATTTACATGCAAAAAGAGTTTTACCGGGATTTGATGAAAATGCTAAAATAAAACTATTGCATAGATTAAAAGAAAAAGTAGAGGTTATTATCTGCGTATATGCTGGGGATATTGAGAGAAACAAAATCAGAGGAGATTTTGGAATCACTTATGATATGGACGTTTTAAAGCTTATTGATGACCTTAGAGATTATGACTTACAAGTAAATAGTGTTGTAATAACAAGATTTGAAGATCAGCCAGCAACAAAAGTATTCATAAATAAACTTGAGCATAGAGGAATAAAAGTATATAGACACAGAACAACAAAAGGTTATCCAACAGATGTTGATACAATAGTAAGTGAAGAAGGATATGGAAAAAATCCTTACATTGAAACAACTAAACCAATAGTAGTTGTTACAGCTCCAGGACCTGGAAGTGGAAAACTTGCTACTTGCTTAAATCAACTTTATCACGAAGGAAAAAAAGGAATAAAAGCAGGATATTCTAAATTTGAAACTTTCCCTGTTTGGAACGTTCCTTTAAAACACCCTTTAAATATAGCTTATGAGGCAGCAACTGTTGATTTAAAAGATGTAAATATGATAGACCCATTCCATTTAGAGGCTTATGGAAAAATGGCAGTAAACTACAACAGAGACGTTGAGGCTTTCCCAGTTCTTAAAAGAATAATCGAAAGAATAACAGGAAATCCATCTGAATATAAATCTCCAACAGATATGGGAGTAAATAGAGTTGGATATGGAATAATTGATGATGAAGTTGTAAGACGTGCATCAGAACAAGAAGTAATCAGAAGATATTTAAACGCTGGTTGTGAATATAAAAAAGGATATATCGACCAAGAAACTTTCCAAAGAGCTAGAATGATAATGGAAGGTCTTCAACTTAAAGAGGAAGATAGAGCAGTTTTAGTAGCAGCTAGAAAACGTTTGGAAAAAATAAAAAAAGCTAATAAAAATAATTTGAATAAAACAATGCCATCAGCTGTGGCAATTCAATTAGATGATGGAACTTTAATAACTGGTAAGAGTTCAGAAACAATGTGTGCAGCAGCATCAGCACTTTTAAACTCTGTAAAATATCTAGCTGGTCTTGAAGATGAAGTTCATTTACTTGCTCAAGAAACTTTAGAGCCTATAATGAATTTAAAAATTAATAACTTTGGAAGTAAAAAAGCTACTCTTAACTGTGAAGAAGTATTAATAGCATTAAGTATTTGTGCTTTAACAGATGAAAGAGCTAAAAATGCAATAGAACAACTTCCAAAATTAAAAGGTTCTCAAGCTCACTCTACTATAATTTTAGGAAAAGTAGATGAACAACTTTTAAGAAAACTTGGAATGGACGTAACTTGTGATATGGTATTCCCAACAGAGAACTTATACTATAACGAATTGTAA
- a CDS encoding Hsp20/alpha crystallin family protein — protein MLPSIFNRGFMNDFFDDDFLMDFRGNKTNNLMKSDIKEMENSYLLEVELPGFDKNEIKAEVKNGYLVIEAKHDENKDEKDQEGKYIRKERYSGYCTRSFYVGEGLTEKDIKGKFENGILCLEVPKKEPEKAVEEKKYIQIEG, from the coding sequence ATGTTACCAAGTATTTTTAACAGAGGATTTATGAATGACTTTTTTGATGATGATTTTTTAATGGACTTCAGAGGAAATAAAACAAATAACCTAATGAAATCAGATATAAAAGAGATGGAAAATAGTTATTTGTTAGAAGTGGAACTTCCTGGATTTGATAAAAACGAGATAAAAGCAGAAGTAAAAAATGGATATCTAGTTATCGAGGCTAAGCACGATGAAAACAAAGATGAAAAAGACCAAGAAGGAAAATATATAAGAAAAGAAAGATATTCTGGATATTGCACTAGAAGTTTCTATGTAGGTGAAGGATTAACTGAAAAAGACATAAAAGGAAAATTTGAAAATGGTATTTTATGCTTAGAAGTTCCTAAAAAAGAGCCTGAAAAAGCAGTTGAAGAAAAGAAATATATCCAAATAGAAGGATAA
- the queD gene encoding 6-carboxytetrahydropterin synthase QueD, with product MYSLVSEASFDSAHFLAQYEGKCRNIHGHRWTVKVEIFGEKLQENGSKREMLIDFGELKSELKKLVDFYDHSLIIEKNTMRKITLNALKEDGFRIIEVEFRPTAENFAKNFYDYFIEKGFSVKSISVYETPNNCAIYSEMM from the coding sequence ATGTATAGTTTAGTAAGTGAAGCAAGTTTTGATAGTGCACATTTTTTAGCACAATATGAGGGAAAATGTAGAAATATCCACGGACATCGTTGGACTGTAAAAGTTGAAATATTTGGAGAAAAACTTCAGGAAAATGGAAGTAAAAGAGAAATGCTTATTGATTTCGGAGAACTAAAAAGTGAATTAAAAAAACTAGTAGATTTTTATGATCATTCTCTTATTATTGAAAAAAATACAATGAGAAAAATTACTTTGAATGCTCTTAAGGAAGACGGATTCAGAATTATAGAGGTTGAGTTTAGACCGACTGCAGAAAATTTTGCAAAAAATTTTTATGATTATTTTATAGAAAAAGGTTTTTCTGTAAAAAGTATTTCTGTTTATGAAACACCGAATAATTGTGCTATATACAGTGAGATGATGTAA